A genomic region of Miscanthus floridulus cultivar M001 chromosome 3, ASM1932011v1, whole genome shotgun sequence contains the following coding sequences:
- the LOC136545028 gene encoding uncharacterized protein produces MKLVWCPDTASKAYIDGVRAIANDASADGSPELAELVAAMAGGWNAQLIVDAPDTTPPSTSSSRRPPATSLSLAAAARRTGGSYARVDVSPEESDHSGSSSSATVAAMARLEAVDLLVLDARRRDAAAVLRAARPGPRGMVVVRHGIGCVRRRAPAPPWGMAAGTRVVRAAYLPIGAGGVEVLHVGVGKGPSLPTHQHSRRPSGGRGRWIRHVNHRTGEEHVFRRQ; encoded by the coding sequence ATGAAGCTGGTGTGGTGCCCCGACACGGCCTCCAAGGCCTACATCGACGGCGTCCGTGCGATCGCCAACGACGCCTCCGCCGACGGCTCGCCCGAGCTCGCCGAACtcgtcgccgccatggccggcggctggAACGCCCAGCTCATCGTCGACGCCCCGGACACCACCCCGCCGTCGACGTCTAGcagccgccgcccgcccgccaccAGCctctcgctcgccgccgccgcgcgacgCACGGGCGGCAGCTACGCCCGCGTCGACGTCTCTCCGGAAGAGTCCGACCACTCTGGCTCCTCGTCCTCCGCCACAGTGGCGGCCATGGCGCGCCTGGAGGCCGTGGACCTTCTCGTGCTCGACGCGCGGCGCCGGGACGCGGCGGCCGTGCTCAGGGCGGCGAGGCCGGGGCCCAGGGGCATGGTCGTGGTGCGCCACGGCATCGGCTGCGTCCGGCGTCGCGCCCCCGCGCCGCCGTGGGGGATGGCGGCCGGCACCCGGGTCGTGCGCGCCGCCTACCTCCCCATCGGCGCCGGCGGCGTCGAGGTGCTGCACGTCGGGGTCGGCAAGGGCCCCAGCCTGCCGACGCACCAGCACAGCAGGAGGCCCAGCGGCGGACGTGGGCGGTGGATCCGCCACGTCAACCACCGCACCGGCGAGGAGCACGTCTTCCGGCGCCAGTAG